A region of Oncorhynchus masou masou isolate Uvic2021 chromosome 29, UVic_Omas_1.1, whole genome shotgun sequence DNA encodes the following proteins:
- the LOC135520496 gene encoding putative nuclease HARBI1 gives MSSSPSLATEDSVTSKRSSIGLQMVCNADCVISNVVAKWPGSVHDSRIFRASEIYQCLSQGEFSGVLLGDRGYGCQPFLLTPFTDPQEAQQAYNHAHARTRARVEMTFGLLKARFHCLHKLRVSPVRACDITVACAVLHNVACLRKERAPRVPPAMDWDNPAIFPDDDSGRLLRDQYVLNYFS, from the exons atgtcttcatctccttccctggccacagaagactctgtgacatcaaagaggagttctataggattgcag atggtctgcaatgctgactgtgtgatcagcaatgttgtggcaaaatggcctggctcagtccatgactccagaatctttcgggcctctgaaatctatcagtgcctatcacaag gtgaattctctggtgtgttgctgggagacagggggtatggctgccagccttttctcctgacacctttcacagacccccaggaagcacagcaggcctacaaccatgcccatgccaggaccagggccagagttgaaatgacctttggcctcctgaaggcacgctttcactgccttcacaaattaagggtcagccctgttagggcatgtgatattactgtggcttgtgctgtcctccacaatgtggcctgcctgaggaaggagagggcccccagagtgccaccagccatggactgggacaatccggcaatcttccctgatgacgacagtggtcggctgctgagggaccaatatgtgttgaattattttagttag